One stretch of Pigmentiphaga aceris DNA includes these proteins:
- the puuE gene encoding allantoinase PuuE, producing MTLATMPRDLIGYGRNPPQANWPKGARLAVQFVLNYEEGAEANVLDGDAGSERFLSEIVGADSYPARHLSMESIYEYGSRVGVWRLLREFERRGLPLTVFGVALAMERNPEFVSACLELDHEIANHGLRWLHYQNIPEHVEREHMRLATATLSRLTNGRWPHGWYTGRDSPATRRLLVEHGGYTYDSDYYGDDLPLWTTVTPTDGALQSHLVVPYTLDTNDMRFATPQGFNTGDHFFTYLRDAFDVMLAEGAETPRMMSIGLHCRLIGRPGRFAGLQRFLDHVQAHDQAWVCRRIDIARHWQSRFPAPIPSGSAT from the coding sequence ATGACACTTGCCACCATGCCCCGCGACCTGATCGGTTATGGCCGCAACCCGCCACAAGCCAACTGGCCCAAGGGCGCACGCCTCGCCGTGCAGTTCGTGCTCAATTACGAAGAAGGTGCCGAAGCCAACGTGCTGGATGGCGATGCGGGCTCGGAACGATTTCTGTCTGAAATCGTAGGGGCCGATAGCTACCCCGCCCGCCACCTGAGCATGGAGTCGATCTACGAATACGGATCGCGCGTAGGCGTGTGGCGCCTGCTGCGCGAGTTCGAGCGTCGCGGCCTGCCGCTGACCGTGTTCGGCGTGGCCCTGGCCATGGAACGCAACCCGGAATTCGTGTCTGCGTGCCTGGAACTCGATCACGAAATCGCCAACCACGGTCTGCGCTGGCTGCATTATCAAAACATTCCCGAGCATGTGGAACGCGAACACATGAGACTGGCCACGGCGACCCTGAGTCGCCTGACCAATGGCCGCTGGCCGCACGGCTGGTACACCGGCCGTGACAGCCCCGCCACCCGCAGGCTGCTGGTGGAACACGGCGGCTACACCTACGACAGCGACTACTACGGTGATGACCTGCCGCTGTGGACCACGGTTACGCCCACCGATGGTGCCCTCCAGTCGCACCTGGTGGTGCCCTACACGCTGGACACCAACGACATGCGCTTTGCGACCCCGCAAGGCTTCAATACCGGCGACCATTTCTTCACGTATCTGCGTGATGCCTTTGATGTGATGTTGGCCGAAGGCGCAGAAACCCCGCGCATGATGTCCATCGGGCTGCATTGCCGCTTGATCGGCCGGCCCGGGCGCTTCGCCGGTCTGCAGCGTTTTCTTGACCACGTGCAGGCGCACGACCAGGCCTGGGTATGCCGCCGCATCGATATTGCCCGCCACTGGCAATCGCGTTTCCCGGCCCCGATTCCATCTGGCAGTGCAACATGA
- a CDS encoding amidase, producing the protein MLLAHDPASAFVPYPAAPVAQAAEGPLAGLTFAAKDLFDVAGYPTGGGSPHVLARSGIKTVTAPVVQTLLNAGARFVGKTYTDELAFSMNGINAHFGTPRNGAAPDRIPGGSSSGSASAVSNGLCDFALGTDTGGSVRAPANHCGLYGIRPTHGRISLENCLDLAPSLDTCGFFARDIDTFARVGEVLLGDDSTVLPAHPPLLMAQDAFGLLNPDALHAHAPLLGKLTALLGAPTSANLASTPFEDLYWTFRTVQGFEAWETDGALIEQYKLALGPGVRERFIWSSQVTRERYDAALAARAAFKQTLAALLDGKVLVLPTMPDIAPLLTDPDSALEDYRNMATKLLLSAGLAGFPQISIPGGQRNGVPLGLSLMGPAGSDRQLIEIARALS; encoded by the coding sequence ATGTTGCTCGCCCATGACCCCGCCTCTGCGTTCGTTCCGTATCCGGCAGCACCTGTCGCCCAGGCCGCCGAAGGCCCGCTGGCCGGACTGACTTTCGCTGCCAAGGATTTGTTCGACGTGGCCGGTTATCCCACCGGGGGCGGCAGCCCGCACGTGCTGGCCAGGTCGGGCATCAAGACGGTCACGGCACCGGTGGTGCAGACCCTGCTGAATGCAGGTGCCCGCTTTGTCGGCAAGACCTACACCGACGAACTGGCGTTCTCGATGAACGGCATCAACGCCCACTTCGGCACGCCGCGCAACGGGGCAGCACCGGATCGCATCCCGGGTGGGTCCAGTTCCGGGTCGGCCTCGGCGGTGTCCAATGGACTGTGCGACTTTGCGCTGGGCACCGATACGGGTGGCTCGGTGCGTGCACCGGCAAACCATTGCGGGCTGTACGGCATTCGCCCGACGCACGGACGCATCAGCCTGGAAAACTGCCTGGACCTCGCGCCCTCGCTGGATACCTGCGGGTTCTTTGCGCGCGACATCGACACGTTTGCGCGGGTGGGTGAAGTCTTGCTGGGCGACGACAGCACCGTGCTGCCCGCGCATCCGCCGCTGTTGATGGCACAGGACGCGTTTGGCCTGCTGAACCCCGATGCGCTGCATGCCCATGCGCCGCTGCTGGGCAAACTTACGGCGCTGCTGGGTGCCCCGACATCGGCAAACCTGGCATCCACGCCATTCGAAGATTTGTATTGGACTTTCCGCACCGTACAGGGCTTCGAAGCCTGGGAAACCGACGGCGCGCTGATCGAACAGTACAAGCTGGCCCTCGGCCCTGGCGTGCGTGAACGCTTCATCTGGTCAAGTCAGGTGACCCGCGAGCGCTACGACGCAGCCCTGGCGGCCCGCGCGGCATTCAAACAGACGCTGGCCGCGCTGCTGGACGGCAAGGTGCTGGTGCTGCCGACCATGCCCGACATCGCGCCCTTGCTGACCGACCCAGATTCGGCGCTGGAAGACTATCGCAACATGGCCACCAAGCTGCTGCTGTCGGCCGGCCTGGCAGGCTTCCCGCAGATCAGCATTCCGGGCGGCCAGCGCAACGGCGTGCCGCTGGGTCTGTCGCTGATGGGCCCGGCTGGCAGCGATCGCCAGTTGATCGAGATTGCCCGCGCGCTGAGCTGA
- a CDS encoding ABC transporter ATP-binding protein, protein MSAILEVKGLEVAYGHIEAVKGIDFSLNEGEITSLVGANGAGKSTTLLALSGLIKKRAGSVIFDGEDLTRLPAHKIVERGVVQVAEGRAILTTMTIRENLELGAYTRRDRANVASDLEMVFTLFPRLLERVDGLAGNLSGGEQQMLAIGRALMAKPRLLLLDEPSMGLAPIIVQGIFRTLREINSKGLTIFLVEQNVRQALKIAQRGYVLENGEIALSGNGRDLLDNPRVLEAYLGA, encoded by the coding sequence ATGAGCGCCATTCTGGAAGTGAAGGGCCTTGAAGTTGCCTACGGCCACATCGAGGCCGTCAAAGGTATCGACTTCAGCCTGAACGAAGGCGAGATCACCAGCCTGGTGGGTGCCAACGGGGCGGGCAAGTCGACGACCCTGCTGGCCTTGTCGGGCCTGATCAAGAAGCGTGCGGGCAGCGTGATCTTCGACGGTGAAGACCTGACCCGCCTGCCCGCGCACAAGATCGTGGAACGTGGTGTGGTACAGGTGGCAGAAGGCCGCGCCATCCTGACCACCATGACGATCCGCGAAAACCTGGAGCTGGGTGCCTACACGCGTCGTGATCGTGCAAATGTGGCGAGCGACCTGGAGATGGTATTCACGCTGTTCCCGCGTCTGCTGGAACGGGTCGACGGCCTGGCCGGCAATCTGTCGGGTGGCGAGCAGCAGATGCTGGCCATCGGCCGTGCGCTGATGGCCAAACCCCGTCTGCTGCTGCTGGACGAGCCGTCGATGGGTCTGGCACCGATCATCGTGCAGGGCATTTTCCGCACGCTGCGCGAGATCAACAGCAAGGGCCTGACGATTTTCCTGGTCGAACAGAACGTGCGTCAGGCGCTGAAGATCGCGCAACGCGGCTACGTGCTGGAAAACGGCGAAATCGCCTTGTCGGGAAATGGTCGGGATCTGCTGGACAATCCGCGCGTGCTGGAAGCCTATCTGGGTGCTTGA
- a CDS encoding aspartate/glutamate racemase family protein has product MKIRLINPNTTWSMTDKMGVCARAVAAPGTIIHAVSPAIGPVSIESHYDDALAVPGLLDEIRTGEAEGFDAYVIACFGDPGLYAARELAAGPVIGIAEAAMHAASLIGTGFSVVTTLGRTCGQAWDLADRYGMRRFCRNVRACELPVLALEDPASDARRIIIDECRRALTEDHSDVLVLGCAGMTDLCEEISQATGAPVVDGVAAAIKMAEMLVALGLKTSKRGDFATPPRKPYLGDLARFGG; this is encoded by the coding sequence ATGAAAATCCGGCTGATCAATCCGAATACCACCTGGAGCATGACCGACAAGATGGGCGTCTGCGCCCGGGCTGTGGCGGCACCGGGCACCATCATTCATGCGGTCAGCCCGGCCATCGGGCCGGTATCCATCGAAAGCCACTATGACGATGCGCTGGCCGTCCCCGGCTTGCTGGACGAAATCCGCACGGGCGAAGCCGAGGGCTTCGATGCCTACGTGATCGCCTGCTTTGGTGACCCCGGCCTGTATGCCGCGCGCGAATTGGCAGCAGGCCCGGTGATCGGCATAGCAGAAGCCGCCATGCACGCCGCCAGCCTGATCGGCACCGGTTTCTCGGTGGTCACCACGCTGGGACGCACCTGCGGCCAGGCCTGGGACCTGGCCGATCGCTACGGCATGCGCCGTTTCTGCCGGAATGTTCGCGCCTGCGAACTGCCGGTGCTGGCGCTGGAAGATCCGGCGTCGGATGCCCGCCGCATCATCATCGATGAGTGCCGCCGCGCATTGACTGAGGACCACAGCGATGTGCTGGTGTTGGGCTGCGCCGGCATGACCGATTTATGTGAGGAAATATCTCAGGCCACCGGCGCACCGGTGGTAGACGGCGTGGCTGCTGCCATTAAAATGGCGGAAATGCTGGTGGCGCTGGGTCTGAAGACTTCAAAACGTGGAGACTTTGCAACGCCGCCACGCAAACCCTATCTGGGCGATCTCGCGCGTTTTGGCGGCTGA
- a CDS encoding IS1182 family transposase yields MLRAPIPHQHELEMVTLESLVPADHLLRKIAAAVDFEFIREKVAHLYSMNNGRPALDPVVMFKLLFIGYLFGVRSERQLMREVQVNVAYRWFIGFRLTDKVPDASTFSQNRRRRYTDTSVYQEIFDEIVRQAIGRGMVDGRVLYTDSTHLKANASKKKFDVVTVAQTPSAYLAELDAAVDADRALHGKRPLKRDSGDDDAGGSAAQTKDVKISRTDPDSGFMVRDDKPVGFFYLDHRTVDAKFAIITDTHVTSGSVHDSQPYLARLDRQRERFGFGVRKVGLDAGYYTPMICHGLHARDIQGVMGYRTPNHKPGLFYKRQYTFNRYRNEYVCPAGQRLPYSTTNRAGYREYKSDPTQCQQCEVRSQCTNSQSAIKVVVRHVWERDKELVDARRHTDWGKKIYARRKETVERSFADAKQLHGHRYARMRGLRKVAEQCLLAAAAQNIKKIALVLARLLLRLQWSISAPVAPWWRALTARADGWLDSWLSAQPAALAA; encoded by the coding sequence ATGTTAAGAGCACCGATCCCCCACCAGCACGAGCTGGAGATGGTGACGCTGGAGTCGTTGGTTCCGGCCGATCACCTGTTGCGCAAGATCGCGGCAGCGGTCGATTTTGAGTTCATCCGAGAGAAGGTTGCGCACCTGTACAGCATGAACAACGGCCGTCCGGCGCTGGATCCGGTGGTGATGTTCAAGCTGCTGTTCATTGGCTACCTGTTTGGGGTGCGCAGTGAACGGCAGTTGATGCGCGAGGTGCAGGTGAACGTGGCGTATCGGTGGTTCATCGGTTTCCGGCTGACCGACAAGGTGCCCGATGCATCGACGTTCTCGCAGAACCGCAGGCGACGCTATACGGACACCTCGGTGTACCAGGAGATTTTTGACGAGATCGTGCGTCAGGCGATCGGGCGGGGGATGGTGGATGGCCGGGTGCTGTACACGGACAGCACTCACTTGAAGGCCAACGCCAGCAAGAAGAAATTCGACGTGGTGACGGTCGCACAAACACCCTCGGCATACTTGGCTGAGCTGGATGCGGCGGTCGATGCGGATCGGGCGCTACATGGCAAGCGGCCGCTCAAGCGTGACAGCGGCGACGATGATGCGGGCGGCAGCGCTGCCCAGACCAAGGACGTCAAGATCAGTCGTACAGATCCGGACAGCGGGTTCATGGTGCGTGACGACAAGCCGGTGGGGTTCTTCTACCTGGACCATCGCACGGTCGATGCGAAGTTCGCGATCATCACCGACACACACGTGACGTCAGGCTCGGTGCACGACAGCCAACCTTACTTGGCGAGGCTGGATCGGCAGCGCGAGCGCTTCGGCTTCGGTGTGCGCAAGGTAGGCCTGGACGCGGGGTACTACACGCCGATGATCTGCCACGGGCTGCATGCGCGCGATATCCAAGGAGTAATGGGCTACCGCACGCCGAACCACAAGCCTGGGCTGTTCTACAAACGACAGTACACGTTCAACCGCTACCGCAACGAATATGTCTGCCCGGCTGGGCAGCGGCTGCCGTACAGCACCACCAATCGGGCGGGCTACCGCGAATACAAGTCAGACCCGACGCAATGCCAGCAGTGCGAGGTACGCAGCCAGTGCACCAACAGCCAGAGCGCGATCAAGGTGGTCGTGCGCCACGTGTGGGAACGCGACAAGGAACTGGTTGACGCACGCCGCCACACGGACTGGGGTAAGAAGATATACGCCCGTCGCAAGGAAACTGTGGAGCGCAGCTTCGCCGATGCCAAGCAACTGCATGGGCACCGCTACGCGCGCATGCGCGGGCTGCGCAAGGTCGCCGAGCAATGCTTGCTGGCGGCGGCGGCGCAGAACATCAAGAAGATCGCCCTGGTGCTTGCGCGCCTTTTATTGCGCCTGCAGTGGTCGATATCGGCCCCTGTTGCGCCCTGGTGGCGCGCCCTGACCGCCCGTGCCGACGGATGGCTCGATAGCTGGCTGTCTGCACAACCCGCCGCGCTCGCTGCTTGA
- a CDS encoding branched-chain amino acid ABC transporter permease codes for MLEQQLVNALALGCVYALFALGFTLVFGVLGVVNLSHGAVFMLGSYLALEAVTILNLPLWAAILVGCATAGIAGLIIDFLVLRPLRKRNSPHLIPMIATIGVAIAVNSAVQGIFGADNIRFPPGIIPEDAIEVGKVHVTAIELLIIATSIVLMIALMIVLKRTQVGRALRAIAESPKAASLLGINVEGLFLTTSFAAAALGGLAGVLIGLYSSAVFPLMGQPMLHKGIAVIILGGMGDIRGAMIGGLFLGFAEVLSVAYVGSTMRDAVAFGLLFLILLVRPQGLFGKVLERKA; via the coding sequence ATGCTGGAACAGCAACTCGTCAACGCCTTGGCACTGGGCTGCGTGTACGCACTGTTCGCGCTCGGTTTCACGTTGGTATTCGGGGTTCTGGGGGTGGTGAATCTCTCCCACGGCGCCGTCTTCATGCTGGGTTCCTACCTGGCGCTGGAAGCGGTCACCATACTCAATCTGCCCTTGTGGGCGGCCATTCTGGTTGGCTGTGCCACCGCTGGTATTGCAGGGCTGATCATCGATTTCCTGGTGCTGCGGCCATTACGCAAGCGCAATTCGCCCCACTTGATCCCGATGATCGCCACCATTGGTGTTGCGATTGCGGTCAATTCCGCCGTGCAGGGCATCTTCGGCGCTGACAACATCCGTTTCCCGCCGGGCATCATTCCCGAAGACGCCATCGAAGTCGGCAAGGTCCACGTGACCGCCATTGAACTGCTGATCATCGCAACCTCGATCGTGCTGATGATTGCGTTGATGATCGTCCTGAAGCGTACGCAGGTCGGCCGCGCACTGCGCGCCATTGCCGAGTCGCCCAAAGCCGCATCCCTGCTGGGTATCAACGTCGAGGGCCTGTTCCTGACGACCTCGTTCGCCGCCGCCGCATTGGGCGGTCTGGCTGGCGTGCTGATCGGCCTGTATTCCAGTGCCGTGTTCCCGCTGATGGGTCAGCCGATGCTGCACAAGGGCATCGCGGTGATCATCCTGGGCGGCATGGGTGACATTCGCGGGGCCATGATCGGTGGCCTCTTCCTTGGATTTGCTGAAGTGTTGTCGGTTGCGTACGTGGGTTCCACGATGCGTGACGCGGTGGCCTTCGGTCTGCTGTTCCTGATCCTGCTGGTTCGCCCGCAAGGCCTGTTCGGCAAAGTGCTGGAACGCAAGGCGTAA
- a CDS encoding ABC transporter ATP-binding protein, with product MLKLTGLSKSFGGLHVLQDVNFEVPKGSIYGLIGPNGAGKTTVFNLITGLLAPSGGAIDFDGQSLIGIKPHEITRRGIARTFQNIRIFKEMSLLENVVVGAHRHLKYGSLSALFALGDYRKLEKEARDRAMELLSWVRLDHKADDLADNLSYGDQRKLELARALATDPKLLLLDEPVAGMNASEKVELMGEIQNIKARGYTIFMIEHDMRFVMGLCERISVLNFGRIIAEGTPDEIRNNPQVIEAYLGRDDDDDVPPVTAEMLA from the coding sequence ATGTTGAAACTGACCGGATTGTCCAAGAGCTTTGGCGGCCTGCACGTGTTGCAGGACGTCAATTTCGAAGTGCCCAAGGGCAGCATCTACGGCCTGATCGGCCCCAACGGCGCTGGCAAGACCACGGTGTTCAATCTGATCACCGGGCTGCTGGCCCCGTCGGGCGGTGCCATCGACTTCGACGGCCAAAGCCTGATCGGCATCAAGCCGCACGAAATCACCCGGCGCGGCATTGCCCGCACCTTCCAGAACATCCGCATCTTCAAAGAGATGAGCCTGCTGGAAAACGTGGTGGTGGGCGCGCATCGCCACTTGAAATACGGTTCCCTGAGCGCGCTGTTTGCGCTCGGCGACTACCGCAAGCTGGAAAAGGAAGCACGCGACCGCGCCATGGAACTGCTGTCCTGGGTGCGCCTGGATCACAAGGCCGACGACCTGGCGGACAACCTGTCCTACGGTGACCAGCGCAAGCTGGAACTGGCGCGCGCCCTGGCAACCGACCCCAAGCTGCTGTTGCTCGATGAACCGGTGGCGGGCATGAACGCCAGCGAGAAAGTCGAACTCATGGGCGAGATCCAGAACATCAAGGCGCGTGGCTACACAATCTTCATGATCGAACACGACATGCGCTTCGTGATGGGTTTGTGCGAACGCATCTCGGTGCTGAACTTCGGCCGCATCATTGCCGAAGGCACGCCGGACGAGATCCGCAACAATCCGCAGGTGATCGAGGCCTACCTGGGCCGCGATGACGACGATGATGTTCCCCCGGTGACTGCGGAGATGTTGGCATGA
- a CDS encoding LemA family protein, translated as MQRVLRPLLVCCVLLLNGCGYSAIESASDEVDAAWEEMLVQYEYRDTMVGSLVGTLARYVPDQPALTQRVRMAREQASIPPPSTAPAEAEELHQFQERQAVLSNALAKLMDAAESHPLLVKGEALDALQRQVDDSQNRITAAQARYIRAVGAYNNKIKRFPGSLTARWLGRDSMPNMQIRHQARDSLIPPPQFDVRPAQQRSSGKDGNALMPALGLAAG; from the coding sequence ATGCAGCGTGTGCTGCGCCCTCTGCTCGTCTGCTGCGTACTGCTGCTCAATGGCTGCGGATATAGCGCTATTGAAAGCGCCAGCGATGAAGTCGATGCAGCATGGGAAGAGATGTTGGTGCAATACGAGTATCGCGACACCATGGTCGGATCACTGGTGGGTACGCTGGCTCGTTATGTTCCCGACCAGCCGGCACTGACTCAGCGCGTGCGCATGGCACGTGAACAGGCAAGCATCCCGCCCCCGAGCACAGCGCCGGCAGAAGCGGAAGAGTTGCATCAATTCCAGGAACGCCAGGCGGTGTTGTCCAACGCCTTGGCCAAGCTGATGGACGCAGCCGAAAGCCACCCCTTGCTGGTCAAGGGCGAAGCACTCGACGCCTTGCAACGTCAGGTTGATGATTCGCAAAATCGCATCACAGCAGCGCAGGCGCGTTACATCCGCGCCGTGGGTGCTTACAACAATAAGATCAAGCGGTTTCCCGGCAGCCTGACGGCGCGCTGGTTGGGCAGGGACTCCATGCCCAACATGCAGATCCGTCACCAGGCCCGCGACTCACTCATACCACCACCGCAGTTTGATGTGCGCCCCGCACAGCAGCGCAGCTCGGGCAAAGATGGCAATGCCTTGATGCCCGCCCTGGGTCTGGCAGCAGGGTAA
- a CDS encoding branched-chain amino acid ABC transporter permease, whose protein sequence is MEWFDNFWAIYSNLVLSLGTNGLLALSIYLTLACGMLAMANAAFMGIGAYTAALLTMNAELPYPVALAGGMVLPAMVAVLIGKPTLRLSGVYLAMATLGFGEVVRVVILNTESLTGGALGLNGIPQLTQWWHVALAVVVVVAVLMRVRRSKLGRAFEAIKEDEIAAGLMGIDVNNTKLFAFVMGAALAGLAGGLNAHLTFFIGPNEFGFDRGVEILTMAILGGIHSLIGPLLGSSILTLLPEVLRGFSDFRLIANGIILVLIVLFLPKGIWDPVGFRRRFGRNRKGA, encoded by the coding sequence ATGGAATGGTTTGATAATTTCTGGGCGATCTACAGCAATCTGGTGCTGTCGCTGGGTACCAATGGCTTGCTGGCACTGTCGATCTATCTGACGCTTGCCTGCGGCATGTTGGCCATGGCGAACGCTGCCTTCATGGGCATCGGTGCCTACACCGCTGCACTGCTGACGATGAATGCCGAGCTGCCGTACCCGGTGGCGCTGGCTGGCGGCATGGTCTTGCCGGCAATGGTGGCTGTGCTGATCGGCAAACCCACGCTGCGCCTGTCCGGGGTGTACCTGGCCATGGCCACGCTGGGCTTTGGTGAAGTGGTGCGGGTGGTGATTCTGAACACCGAGTCGCTGACGGGTGGTGCGTTGGGCTTGAACGGCATTCCGCAACTGACGCAGTGGTGGCATGTGGCCTTGGCTGTGGTGGTGGTGGTTGCCGTGCTGATGCGCGTGCGTCGCTCGAAGCTGGGCCGTGCGTTCGAAGCCATCAAGGAAGACGAAATCGCCGCTGGCCTGATGGGCATCGACGTGAACAACACCAAGTTGTTCGCCTTCGTGATGGGCGCAGCCCTGGCCGGTCTGGCCGGTGGCCTGAACGCGCACCTGACCTTCTTCATCGGCCCGAACGAATTCGGTTTCGATCGCGGTGTGGAAATTCTGACGATGGCCATTCTGGGCGGCATTCACAGCCTGATCGGTCCGCTGCTTGGCAGCTCGATCCTGACCTTGCTGCCTGAAGTGCTGCGCGGCTTCAGCGACTTCCGCCTGATCGCCAACGGCATCATCTTGGTATTGATCGTGTTGTTCCTGCCCAAGGGCATCTGGGACCCGGTGGGCTTCCGCCGCCGCTTCGGACGCAATCGGAAGGGAGCCTGA
- a CDS encoding CopD family protein has protein sequence MIWLKALHISALTIWCAGLFYLPGLFMLHPKTRDHADYHRLRIMTRYSFIMVISPAAVIAIISGTILVYLRGLQGEWLAMKLVAVTLMVFFHLYCGSVLAKLRNPTSKSMRHPLLHLATVIVPTVLIPVVLWLVMAKPQLQDFT, from the coding sequence ATGATCTGGCTGAAAGCGCTGCATATCTCGGCATTGACCATCTGGTGCGCAGGACTGTTCTACCTGCCCGGACTGTTCATGCTGCACCCCAAGACCCGCGACCACGCCGACTACCACCGGCTGCGCATCATGACGCGCTACAGCTTCATCATGGTGATTTCGCCTGCTGCGGTGATTGCGATCATCAGCGGCACCATTCTGGTCTACCTGCGCGGGCTGCAAGGCGAATGGCTGGCCATGAAGCTGGTGGCGGTCACGCTGATGGTGTTCTTCCATCTGTATTGCGGCAGCGTGCTGGCAAAACTGCGCAATCCCACGTCGAAAAGCATGCGGCACCCGCTGCTTCACCTGGCGACGGTGATTGTTCCCACCGTGCTGATTCCAGTAGTGCTGTGGCTGGTAATGGCCAAGCCCCAGCTGCAGGACTTCACTTGA
- a CDS encoding ABC transporter substrate-binding protein has protein sequence MNRALSRSVVAIAALGAASFAQAADIKIGVAAALTGGAGQYGNAIRNGFQLAVEEINAAGGVNGDKIVLQIEDEQGKKEEAINVFKKLIFQDRVLMVFGPTLSNSAQAAHPIAQAAKTPAFGTSNTADGITSIGNFVFRNSVTEADVLPATIKKAVEVAGVKKVAVLYGNDDVFTKSGYDNFKKALEDLKIPVTTTETFAKGDVDFKAQLTKIKATNPDAIVLSALVAEGGPVMVAARQLGIEVPIIGGNGMNSPRVFELAKDRSDNLWVGSPWSSNNDTPANTKFIAAYKAKYNAAPDQFAAQAYDALYIVSTALKGVKLTNKLEADRLALRDALPAVKYTGATGAFQFAQVKDKAGKPAGYDAVQTPIVMVTRGNAYVIQK, from the coding sequence ATGAATCGTGCTTTGAGCAGGTCAGTGGTGGCAATTGCCGCTTTGGGTGCCGCCTCGTTCGCGCAGGCTGCAGATATCAAGATCGGTGTGGCTGCGGCCTTGACCGGCGGCGCGGGCCAGTATGGCAATGCGATTCGCAACGGTTTCCAGCTTGCAGTCGAAGAGATCAACGCCGCCGGCGGCGTCAATGGCGACAAGATCGTCCTGCAGATCGAAGACGAGCAGGGCAAGAAAGAAGAAGCCATCAACGTCTTCAAGAAGCTGATCTTCCAGGACCGCGTCCTGATGGTCTTCGGCCCGACGCTGTCGAATTCGGCACAAGCCGCACACCCGATCGCACAGGCGGCCAAGACGCCGGCTTTCGGTACCTCGAACACGGCTGACGGCATCACGTCCATCGGCAACTTCGTGTTCCGCAACTCGGTGACCGAAGCCGACGTGCTGCCGGCCACCATCAAGAAGGCTGTGGAAGTTGCCGGCGTGAAGAAGGTCGCAGTGCTGTACGGCAACGACGACGTGTTCACCAAGAGCGGCTATGACAACTTCAAGAAGGCCCTGGAAGACCTGAAGATTCCGGTCACCACGACCGAAACCTTCGCCAAGGGCGATGTCGACTTCAAGGCCCAGCTCACCAAGATCAAGGCCACGAATCCCGACGCCATCGTGCTGTCGGCACTGGTTGCCGAAGGCGGCCCGGTCATGGTTGCGGCCCGTCAGCTGGGCATCGAAGTGCCGATCATCGGCGGCAACGGCATGAACTCGCCGCGCGTCTTCGAACTGGCCAAGGACCGCTCGGACAACCTGTGGGTCGGCAGCCCCTGGTCGAGCAATAACGACACGCCGGCAAACACCAAGTTCATCGCGGCCTACAAGGCCAAGTACAACGCTGCACCTGATCAGTTCGCTGCTCAGGCCTATGACGCGCTGTACATCGTCAGCACCGCGCTCAAGGGCGTGAAGCTGACCAACAAGCTGGAAGCCGACCGCCTGGCACTGCGCGATGCCCTGCCGGCAGTGAAGTACACCGGTGCTACCGGTGCCTTCCAGTTCGCCCAGGTGAAGGACAAGGCCGGCAAGCCGGCTGGCTACGATGCGGTGCAAACCCCCATCGTGATGGTCACCCGTGGCAACGCCTACGTGATCCAGAAGTAA